In Drosophila bipectinata strain 14024-0381.07 chromosome 2R, DbipHiC1v2, whole genome shotgun sequence, one genomic interval encodes:
- the ena gene encoding protein enabled isoform X5, producing the protein MTEQSIIGARASVMVYDDNQKKWVPSGSSSGLSKVQIYHHQQNNTFRVVGRKLQDHEVVINCSILKGLKYNQATATFHQWRDSKFVYGLNFSSQNDAENFARAMMHALDVLSGRVANNPGGQPTNGNGYEEDMGYRTMTSEDAAILRQNNGIGGHITPSAQTPTSQTNQNNIPQSPPTPQGHHRTSRNSLSAPPAPQPQQQQQQQQAQMGQPGSHYGPTGNGPASNGLPPQGNPQQIPPAPQQPQQQPQQFQQPPQQQQYQQPQMVPVQGGYAPSQQYQQPHYVLSNSNPNLTVHQYPPQQQAQQPPQAPQPPLQNGGMYMVGHGHLPSSASANSVVYASQQQMLPPQAPAMPGPGYGLPPGAVPPQQQQQQAENPYGQVPMPPPMNPSQQQQQQQQQQQQPPQLNRMSSQGGAAAPAPPPPPPSFGGAPPAPPQMFNGAPPPPQPPAPPAPPAMGGGPPGPPGAGPGGPGAPPPPPPPPGLGGAPKKDDPQADLMGSLASQLQQFKLKKNKSTTSAPENSGSSTSSGGSGNYGTIGRSSNGMASMMDEMAKTLARRRAQAEKKDPDPEPEVKQRPWEKSNTLPHKLGAGSGSGGSGHGGANGSSGGAGSNTTNSGGESPRPMRKRFGSASEETILKVNGDGLSLALSNGDLDTLKAEIVREMRLEIQKVKNEIIDAIKSEFNRR; encoded by the exons ATGAC TGAGCAGAGCATAATCGGAGCGAGAGCCTCCGTGATGGTGTACGATGACAACCAGAAGAAGTGGGTGCCCTCGGGCAGCTCCTCGGGGCTGAGCAAGGTGCAGATCTACCACCACCAGCAGAACAACACCTTCCGGGTGGTGGGACGCAAGCTGCAGGATCACGAGGTGGTCATCAACTGCTCCATACTGAAGGGTCTGAAGTACAACCAGGCCACCGCCACTTTCCATCAATGGCGCGACTCCAAGTTCGTCTATGGCCTTAACTTTTCCAGCCAGAACGATGCGGAGAACTTTGCCAGGGCCATGATGCACGCCCTCGAT GTCTTGAGCGGCCGGGTGGCCAACAACCCCGGGGGTCAACCCACCAACGGTAATGGCTACGAGGAGGACATGGGCTACCGCACCATGACCAGCGAGGACGCGGCCATTCTGCGCCAGAACAACGGCATCGGTGGCCACATCACGCCCTCCGCCCAGACGCCCACGTCGCAGACGAACCAGAACAACATCCCCCAGAGCCCGCCGACGCCCCAGGGCCACCATCGCACCAGCAG GAATTCCCTCAGCGCCCCACCGGCTCCACAgccccagcagcaacagcagcagcagcaggcacaGATGGGCCAACCAGGATCCCATTACGGACCCACCGGGAACGGACCAGCCTCCAACGGCCTGCCGCCGCAGGGCAACCCCCAGCAGATTCCACCGGCTCCCCAGCAGCCCcaacagcagccgcagcagttccagcagccgccgcaacaacaacagtatcAGCAGCCACAGATGGTACCGGTCCAGGGAGGATATGCGCCCTCGCAG CAGTACCAGCAGCCCCACTACGTGCTCTCCAATTCTAATCCCAATCTCACTGTGCATCAATACCCACCACAGCAGCAGGCCCAGCAGCCGCCGCAGGCGCCACAGCCACCGCTCCAGAACGGCGGCATGTACATGGTGGGCCACGGCCACCTGCCCAGCTCCGCGAGCGCCAACAGTGTGGTGTACGCCAGCCAGCAGCAGATGCTTCCGCCCCAGGCGCCGGCGATGCCGGGTCCTGGCTACGGCCTGCCCCCCGGGGCCGTACCTccccagcaacagcagcagcaggcggaGAATCCCTACGGCCAGGTGCCCATGCCGCCGCCCATGAATCcgtcgcagcagcagcagcagcagcagcagcagcaacagcagccgccGCAGCTCAATCGCATGAGCAGCCAGGGGGGAGCGGCGGCTCCGGccccaccgccaccgccaccaaGCTTCGGTGGAGCACCACCTGCCCCGCCGCAGATGTTTAACGGTGCCCCGCCGCCGCCACAGCCACCGGCACCCCCGGCGCCACCTGCCATGGGCGGAGGTCCACCGGGGCCGCCAGGAGCTGGGCCAGGTGGGCCGGGGgcaccgccaccaccaccgccgccgccgggATTGGGTGGAGCGCCCAAGAAGGATGATCCCCAGGCCGATCTCATGGGCTCGCTTGCTTCGCAGCTCCAGCAGTTCAAGCTCAAAAAGAACAAG TCCACAACATCTGCTCCCGAgaacagcggcagcagcaccTCTAGTGGCGGCAGTGGCAACTATGGAACCATTGGCCGCAGCTCCAATGGCATGGCCTCCATGATGGACGAGATGGCCAAGACGCTGGCCAGACGTCGAGCTCAAGCCGAGAAGAAGGAC CCTGACCCCGAACCTGAGGTGAAGCAACGGCCCTGGGAGAAGTCCAACACACTGCCACACAAGCTGGGCGCCGGCAGCGGCTCTGGAGGAAGTGGCCATGGCGGAGCCAACGGCAGTTCGGGTGGAGCTGGAAGCAACACAACGAACAGCGGCGGGGAGTCGCCTCGACCCATGCGCAAACGCTTCGGCAGCGCCAGCGAAGAGACCATTCTCAAG GTCAATGGCGATGGCCTGTCCCTGGCCCTTTCCAACGGAGACTTGGACACCCTCAAGGCTGAGATAGTGCGCGAGATGCGGCTGGAGATCCAGAAGGTCAAGAACGAGATCATAGATG CTATAAAATCGGAGTTTAATCGAAGATAG
- the ena gene encoding protein enabled isoform X3: protein MAMKKLYAKTSFTSKKPSNVAASSPILAYHSPAVALPHSSGELIRRSQSMHHKMSPPPVVGKASDYYSIEELQELDLLDYRHPMYHHYQQQQELQRQRYHEHEQLVLQLPKASQRPQPQQDQLFEQSIIGARASVMVYDDNQKKWVPSGSSSGLSKVQIYHHQQNNTFRVVGRKLQDHEVVINCSILKGLKYNQATATFHQWRDSKFVYGLNFSSQNDAENFARAMMHALDVLSGRVANNPGGQPTNGNGYEEDMGYRTMTSEDAAILRQNNGIGGHITPSAQTPTSQTNQNNIPQSPPTPQGHHRTSSAPPAPQPQQQQQQQQAQMGQPGSHYGPTGNGPASNGLPPQGNPQQIPPAPQQPQQQPQQFQQPPQQQQYQQPQMVPVQGGYAPSQQYQQPHYVLSNSNPNLTVHQYPPQQQAQQPPQAPQPPLQNGGMYMVGHGHLPSSASANSVVYASQQQMLPPQAPAMPGPGYGLPPGAVPPQQQQQQAENPYGQVPMPPPMNPSQQQQQQQQQQQQPPQLNRMSSQGGAAAPAPPPPPPSFGGAPPAPPQMFNGAPPPPQPPAPPAPPAMGGGPPGPPGAGPGGPGAPPPPPPPPGLGGAPKKDDPQADLMGSLASQLQQFKLKKNKSTTSAPENSGSSTSSGGSGNYGTIGRSSNGMASMMDEMAKTLARRRAQAEKKDPDPEPEVKQRPWEKSNTLPHKLGAGSGSGGSGHGGANGSSGGAGSNTTNSGGESPRPMRKRFGSASEETILKVNGDGLSLALSNGDLDTLKAEIVREMRLEIQKVKNEIIDAIKSEFNRR, encoded by the exons ATGGCCATGAAGAAGCTGTACGCCAAGACCTCCTTCACCAGCAAGAAGCCCTCGAATGTGGCGGCATCCTCGCCCATTCTGGCCTATCACTCGCCCGCGGTGGCCCTGCCCCACTCATCCGGGGAGCTCATCCGGCGCAGCCAGAGCATGCACCACAAGATGTCCCCGCCGCCGGTGGTGGGCAAGGCCTCCGACTACTATAGCATCGAGGAGCTCCAGGAGTTGGATCTGCTCGACTACAGACACCCCATGTACCACCactaccagcagcagcaggagctccAACGCCAGCGGTACCACGAGCATGAGCAGTTGGTGCTCCAGCTTCCCAAGGCCAGCCAGAGACCTCAGCCGCAGCAGGATCAGTTGTT TGAGCAGAGCATAATCGGAGCGAGAGCCTCCGTGATGGTGTACGATGACAACCAGAAGAAGTGGGTGCCCTCGGGCAGCTCCTCGGGGCTGAGCAAGGTGCAGATCTACCACCACCAGCAGAACAACACCTTCCGGGTGGTGGGACGCAAGCTGCAGGATCACGAGGTGGTCATCAACTGCTCCATACTGAAGGGTCTGAAGTACAACCAGGCCACCGCCACTTTCCATCAATGGCGCGACTCCAAGTTCGTCTATGGCCTTAACTTTTCCAGCCAGAACGATGCGGAGAACTTTGCCAGGGCCATGATGCACGCCCTCGAT GTCTTGAGCGGCCGGGTGGCCAACAACCCCGGGGGTCAACCCACCAACGGTAATGGCTACGAGGAGGACATGGGCTACCGCACCATGACCAGCGAGGACGCGGCCATTCTGCGCCAGAACAACGGCATCGGTGGCCACATCACGCCCTCCGCCCAGACGCCCACGTCGCAGACGAACCAGAACAACATCCCCCAGAGCCCGCCGACGCCCCAGGGCCACCATCGCACCAGCAG CGCCCCACCGGCTCCACAgccccagcagcaacagcagcagcagcaggcacaGATGGGCCAACCAGGATCCCATTACGGACCCACCGGGAACGGACCAGCCTCCAACGGCCTGCCGCCGCAGGGCAACCCCCAGCAGATTCCACCGGCTCCCCAGCAGCCCcaacagcagccgcagcagttccagcagccgccgcaacaacaacagtatcAGCAGCCACAGATGGTACCGGTCCAGGGAGGATATGCGCCCTCGCAG CAGTACCAGCAGCCCCACTACGTGCTCTCCAATTCTAATCCCAATCTCACTGTGCATCAATACCCACCACAGCAGCAGGCCCAGCAGCCGCCGCAGGCGCCACAGCCACCGCTCCAGAACGGCGGCATGTACATGGTGGGCCACGGCCACCTGCCCAGCTCCGCGAGCGCCAACAGTGTGGTGTACGCCAGCCAGCAGCAGATGCTTCCGCCCCAGGCGCCGGCGATGCCGGGTCCTGGCTACGGCCTGCCCCCCGGGGCCGTACCTccccagcaacagcagcagcaggcggaGAATCCCTACGGCCAGGTGCCCATGCCGCCGCCCATGAATCcgtcgcagcagcagcagcagcagcagcagcagcaacagcagccgccGCAGCTCAATCGCATGAGCAGCCAGGGGGGAGCGGCGGCTCCGGccccaccgccaccgccaccaaGCTTCGGTGGAGCACCACCTGCCCCGCCGCAGATGTTTAACGGTGCCCCGCCGCCGCCACAGCCACCGGCACCCCCGGCGCCACCTGCCATGGGCGGAGGTCCACCGGGGCCGCCAGGAGCTGGGCCAGGTGGGCCGGGGgcaccgccaccaccaccgccgccgccgggATTGGGTGGAGCGCCCAAGAAGGATGATCCCCAGGCCGATCTCATGGGCTCGCTTGCTTCGCAGCTCCAGCAGTTCAAGCTCAAAAAGAACAAG TCCACAACATCTGCTCCCGAgaacagcggcagcagcaccTCTAGTGGCGGCAGTGGCAACTATGGAACCATTGGCCGCAGCTCCAATGGCATGGCCTCCATGATGGACGAGATGGCCAAGACGCTGGCCAGACGTCGAGCTCAAGCCGAGAAGAAGGAC CCTGACCCCGAACCTGAGGTGAAGCAACGGCCCTGGGAGAAGTCCAACACACTGCCACACAAGCTGGGCGCCGGCAGCGGCTCTGGAGGAAGTGGCCATGGCGGAGCCAACGGCAGTTCGGGTGGAGCTGGAAGCAACACAACGAACAGCGGCGGGGAGTCGCCTCGACCCATGCGCAAACGCTTCGGCAGCGCCAGCGAAGAGACCATTCTCAAG GTCAATGGCGATGGCCTGTCCCTGGCCCTTTCCAACGGAGACTTGGACACCCTCAAGGCTGAGATAGTGCGCGAGATGCGGCTGGAGATCCAGAAGGTCAAGAACGAGATCATAGATG CTATAAAATCGGAGTTTAATCGAAGATAG
- the ena gene encoding protein enabled isoform X2, which yields MAMKKLYAKTSFTSKKPSNVAASSPILAYHSPAVALPHSSGELIRRSQSMHHKMSPPPVVGKASDYYSIEELQELDLLDYRHPMYHHYQQQQELQRQRYHEHEQLVLQLPKASQRPQPQQDQLFEQSIIGARASVMVYDDNQKKWVPSGSSSGLSKVQIYHHQQNNTFRVVGRKLQDHEVVINCSILKGLKYNQATATFHQWRDSKFVYGLNFSSQNDAENFARAMMHALDVLSGRVANNPGGQPTNGNGYEEDMGYRTMTSEDAAILRQNNGIGGHITPSAQTPTSQTNQNNIPQSPPTPQGHHRTSRNSLSAPPAPQPQQQQQQQQAQMGQPGSHYGPTGNGPASNGLPPQGNPQQIPPAPQQPQQQPQQFQQPPQQQQYQQPQMVPVQGGYAPSQYQQPHYVLSNSNPNLTVHQYPPQQQAQQPPQAPQPPLQNGGMYMVGHGHLPSSASANSVVYASQQQMLPPQAPAMPGPGYGLPPGAVPPQQQQQQAENPYGQVPMPPPMNPSQQQQQQQQQQQQPPQLNRMSSQGGAAAPAPPPPPPSFGGAPPAPPQMFNGAPPPPQPPAPPAPPAMGGGPPGPPGAGPGGPGAPPPPPPPPGLGGAPKKDDPQADLMGSLASQLQQFKLKKNKSTTSAPENSGSSTSSGGSGNYGTIGRSSNGMASMMDEMAKTLARRRAQAEKKDPDPEPEVKQRPWEKSNTLPHKLGAGSGSGGSGHGGANGSSGGAGSNTTNSGGESPRPMRKRFGSASEETILKVNGDGLSLALSNGDLDTLKAEIVREMRLEIQKVKNEIIDAIKSEFNRR from the exons ATGGCCATGAAGAAGCTGTACGCCAAGACCTCCTTCACCAGCAAGAAGCCCTCGAATGTGGCGGCATCCTCGCCCATTCTGGCCTATCACTCGCCCGCGGTGGCCCTGCCCCACTCATCCGGGGAGCTCATCCGGCGCAGCCAGAGCATGCACCACAAGATGTCCCCGCCGCCGGTGGTGGGCAAGGCCTCCGACTACTATAGCATCGAGGAGCTCCAGGAGTTGGATCTGCTCGACTACAGACACCCCATGTACCACCactaccagcagcagcaggagctccAACGCCAGCGGTACCACGAGCATGAGCAGTTGGTGCTCCAGCTTCCCAAGGCCAGCCAGAGACCTCAGCCGCAGCAGGATCAGTTGTT TGAGCAGAGCATAATCGGAGCGAGAGCCTCCGTGATGGTGTACGATGACAACCAGAAGAAGTGGGTGCCCTCGGGCAGCTCCTCGGGGCTGAGCAAGGTGCAGATCTACCACCACCAGCAGAACAACACCTTCCGGGTGGTGGGACGCAAGCTGCAGGATCACGAGGTGGTCATCAACTGCTCCATACTGAAGGGTCTGAAGTACAACCAGGCCACCGCCACTTTCCATCAATGGCGCGACTCCAAGTTCGTCTATGGCCTTAACTTTTCCAGCCAGAACGATGCGGAGAACTTTGCCAGGGCCATGATGCACGCCCTCGAT GTCTTGAGCGGCCGGGTGGCCAACAACCCCGGGGGTCAACCCACCAACGGTAATGGCTACGAGGAGGACATGGGCTACCGCACCATGACCAGCGAGGACGCGGCCATTCTGCGCCAGAACAACGGCATCGGTGGCCACATCACGCCCTCCGCCCAGACGCCCACGTCGCAGACGAACCAGAACAACATCCCCCAGAGCCCGCCGACGCCCCAGGGCCACCATCGCACCAGCAG GAATTCCCTCAGCGCCCCACCGGCTCCACAgccccagcagcaacagcagcagcagcaggcacaGATGGGCCAACCAGGATCCCATTACGGACCCACCGGGAACGGACCAGCCTCCAACGGCCTGCCGCCGCAGGGCAACCCCCAGCAGATTCCACCGGCTCCCCAGCAGCCCcaacagcagccgcagcagttccagcagccgccgcaacaacaacagtatcAGCAGCCACAGATGGTACCGGTCCAGGGAGGATATGCGCCCTCGCAG TACCAGCAGCCCCACTACGTGCTCTCCAATTCTAATCCCAATCTCACTGTGCATCAATACCCACCACAGCAGCAGGCCCAGCAGCCGCCGCAGGCGCCACAGCCACCGCTCCAGAACGGCGGCATGTACATGGTGGGCCACGGCCACCTGCCCAGCTCCGCGAGCGCCAACAGTGTGGTGTACGCCAGCCAGCAGCAGATGCTTCCGCCCCAGGCGCCGGCGATGCCGGGTCCTGGCTACGGCCTGCCCCCCGGGGCCGTACCTccccagcaacagcagcagcaggcggaGAATCCCTACGGCCAGGTGCCCATGCCGCCGCCCATGAATCcgtcgcagcagcagcagcagcagcagcagcagcaacagcagccgccGCAGCTCAATCGCATGAGCAGCCAGGGGGGAGCGGCGGCTCCGGccccaccgccaccgccaccaaGCTTCGGTGGAGCACCACCTGCCCCGCCGCAGATGTTTAACGGTGCCCCGCCGCCGCCACAGCCACCGGCACCCCCGGCGCCACCTGCCATGGGCGGAGGTCCACCGGGGCCGCCAGGAGCTGGGCCAGGTGGGCCGGGGgcaccgccaccaccaccgccgccgccgggATTGGGTGGAGCGCCCAAGAAGGATGATCCCCAGGCCGATCTCATGGGCTCGCTTGCTTCGCAGCTCCAGCAGTTCAAGCTCAAAAAGAACAAG TCCACAACATCTGCTCCCGAgaacagcggcagcagcaccTCTAGTGGCGGCAGTGGCAACTATGGAACCATTGGCCGCAGCTCCAATGGCATGGCCTCCATGATGGACGAGATGGCCAAGACGCTGGCCAGACGTCGAGCTCAAGCCGAGAAGAAGGAC CCTGACCCCGAACCTGAGGTGAAGCAACGGCCCTGGGAGAAGTCCAACACACTGCCACACAAGCTGGGCGCCGGCAGCGGCTCTGGAGGAAGTGGCCATGGCGGAGCCAACGGCAGTTCGGGTGGAGCTGGAAGCAACACAACGAACAGCGGCGGGGAGTCGCCTCGACCCATGCGCAAACGCTTCGGCAGCGCCAGCGAAGAGACCATTCTCAAG GTCAATGGCGATGGCCTGTCCCTGGCCCTTTCCAACGGAGACTTGGACACCCTCAAGGCTGAGATAGTGCGCGAGATGCGGCTGGAGATCCAGAAGGTCAAGAACGAGATCATAGATG CTATAAAATCGGAGTTTAATCGAAGATAG
- the ena gene encoding protein enabled isoform X1: MAMKKLYAKTSFTSKKPSNVAASSPILAYHSPAVALPHSSGELIRRSQSMHHKMSPPPVVGKASDYYSIEELQELDLLDYRHPMYHHYQQQQELQRQRYHEHEQLVLQLPKASQRPQPQQDQLFEQSIIGARASVMVYDDNQKKWVPSGSSSGLSKVQIYHHQQNNTFRVVGRKLQDHEVVINCSILKGLKYNQATATFHQWRDSKFVYGLNFSSQNDAENFARAMMHALDVLSGRVANNPGGQPTNGNGYEEDMGYRTMTSEDAAILRQNNGIGGHITPSAQTPTSQTNQNNIPQSPPTPQGHHRTSRNSLSAPPAPQPQQQQQQQQAQMGQPGSHYGPTGNGPASNGLPPQGNPQQIPPAPQQPQQQPQQFQQPPQQQQYQQPQMVPVQGGYAPSQQYQQPHYVLSNSNPNLTVHQYPPQQQAQQPPQAPQPPLQNGGMYMVGHGHLPSSASANSVVYASQQQMLPPQAPAMPGPGYGLPPGAVPPQQQQQQAENPYGQVPMPPPMNPSQQQQQQQQQQQQPPQLNRMSSQGGAAAPAPPPPPPSFGGAPPAPPQMFNGAPPPPQPPAPPAPPAMGGGPPGPPGAGPGGPGAPPPPPPPPGLGGAPKKDDPQADLMGSLASQLQQFKLKKNKSTTSAPENSGSSTSSGGSGNYGTIGRSSNGMASMMDEMAKTLARRRAQAEKKDPDPEPEVKQRPWEKSNTLPHKLGAGSGSGGSGHGGANGSSGGAGSNTTNSGGESPRPMRKRFGSASEETILKVNGDGLSLALSNGDLDTLKAEIVREMRLEIQKVKNEIIDAIKSEFNRR, translated from the exons ATGGCCATGAAGAAGCTGTACGCCAAGACCTCCTTCACCAGCAAGAAGCCCTCGAATGTGGCGGCATCCTCGCCCATTCTGGCCTATCACTCGCCCGCGGTGGCCCTGCCCCACTCATCCGGGGAGCTCATCCGGCGCAGCCAGAGCATGCACCACAAGATGTCCCCGCCGCCGGTGGTGGGCAAGGCCTCCGACTACTATAGCATCGAGGAGCTCCAGGAGTTGGATCTGCTCGACTACAGACACCCCATGTACCACCactaccagcagcagcaggagctccAACGCCAGCGGTACCACGAGCATGAGCAGTTGGTGCTCCAGCTTCCCAAGGCCAGCCAGAGACCTCAGCCGCAGCAGGATCAGTTGTT TGAGCAGAGCATAATCGGAGCGAGAGCCTCCGTGATGGTGTACGATGACAACCAGAAGAAGTGGGTGCCCTCGGGCAGCTCCTCGGGGCTGAGCAAGGTGCAGATCTACCACCACCAGCAGAACAACACCTTCCGGGTGGTGGGACGCAAGCTGCAGGATCACGAGGTGGTCATCAACTGCTCCATACTGAAGGGTCTGAAGTACAACCAGGCCACCGCCACTTTCCATCAATGGCGCGACTCCAAGTTCGTCTATGGCCTTAACTTTTCCAGCCAGAACGATGCGGAGAACTTTGCCAGGGCCATGATGCACGCCCTCGAT GTCTTGAGCGGCCGGGTGGCCAACAACCCCGGGGGTCAACCCACCAACGGTAATGGCTACGAGGAGGACATGGGCTACCGCACCATGACCAGCGAGGACGCGGCCATTCTGCGCCAGAACAACGGCATCGGTGGCCACATCACGCCCTCCGCCCAGACGCCCACGTCGCAGACGAACCAGAACAACATCCCCCAGAGCCCGCCGACGCCCCAGGGCCACCATCGCACCAGCAG GAATTCCCTCAGCGCCCCACCGGCTCCACAgccccagcagcaacagcagcagcagcaggcacaGATGGGCCAACCAGGATCCCATTACGGACCCACCGGGAACGGACCAGCCTCCAACGGCCTGCCGCCGCAGGGCAACCCCCAGCAGATTCCACCGGCTCCCCAGCAGCCCcaacagcagccgcagcagttccagcagccgccgcaacaacaacagtatcAGCAGCCACAGATGGTACCGGTCCAGGGAGGATATGCGCCCTCGCAG CAGTACCAGCAGCCCCACTACGTGCTCTCCAATTCTAATCCCAATCTCACTGTGCATCAATACCCACCACAGCAGCAGGCCCAGCAGCCGCCGCAGGCGCCACAGCCACCGCTCCAGAACGGCGGCATGTACATGGTGGGCCACGGCCACCTGCCCAGCTCCGCGAGCGCCAACAGTGTGGTGTACGCCAGCCAGCAGCAGATGCTTCCGCCCCAGGCGCCGGCGATGCCGGGTCCTGGCTACGGCCTGCCCCCCGGGGCCGTACCTccccagcaacagcagcagcaggcggaGAATCCCTACGGCCAGGTGCCCATGCCGCCGCCCATGAATCcgtcgcagcagcagcagcagcagcagcagcagcaacagcagccgccGCAGCTCAATCGCATGAGCAGCCAGGGGGGAGCGGCGGCTCCGGccccaccgccaccgccaccaaGCTTCGGTGGAGCACCACCTGCCCCGCCGCAGATGTTTAACGGTGCCCCGCCGCCGCCACAGCCACCGGCACCCCCGGCGCCACCTGCCATGGGCGGAGGTCCACCGGGGCCGCCAGGAGCTGGGCCAGGTGGGCCGGGGgcaccgccaccaccaccgccgccgccgggATTGGGTGGAGCGCCCAAGAAGGATGATCCCCAGGCCGATCTCATGGGCTCGCTTGCTTCGCAGCTCCAGCAGTTCAAGCTCAAAAAGAACAAG TCCACAACATCTGCTCCCGAgaacagcggcagcagcaccTCTAGTGGCGGCAGTGGCAACTATGGAACCATTGGCCGCAGCTCCAATGGCATGGCCTCCATGATGGACGAGATGGCCAAGACGCTGGCCAGACGTCGAGCTCAAGCCGAGAAGAAGGAC CCTGACCCCGAACCTGAGGTGAAGCAACGGCCCTGGGAGAAGTCCAACACACTGCCACACAAGCTGGGCGCCGGCAGCGGCTCTGGAGGAAGTGGCCATGGCGGAGCCAACGGCAGTTCGGGTGGAGCTGGAAGCAACACAACGAACAGCGGCGGGGAGTCGCCTCGACCCATGCGCAAACGCTTCGGCAGCGCCAGCGAAGAGACCATTCTCAAG GTCAATGGCGATGGCCTGTCCCTGGCCCTTTCCAACGGAGACTTGGACACCCTCAAGGCTGAGATAGTGCGCGAGATGCGGCTGGAGATCCAGAAGGTCAAGAACGAGATCATAGATG CTATAAAATCGGAGTTTAATCGAAGATAG